A single Triticum dicoccoides isolate Atlit2015 ecotype Zavitan chromosome 2A, WEW_v2.0, whole genome shotgun sequence DNA region contains:
- the LOC119359127 gene encoding ribonuclease 1-like produces the protein MRLHCCSLAVLLLPLLLASATDFDFFYHVQQWPGSFCDTTGGCCFPGNVKPAADFGIHGLWPNYAACRPAGDTNRTRCWPDFCNAGDTFNPSLISDLRSDMDRNWGTLSCRSNDSTAFWSHEWSRHGTCSNMDQHAYFLAALRYKARFNLTRILLDAGIAPSEERTYCVGSIRDAIGEATGSAPGIECNRNARNETQLYQVYQCVDLAGTGPVPCPAVPMQSRCTDQVKFPAF, from the exons atgagactCCATTGCTGTTCTCTCGCCGTCCTCCTGCTCCCTCTCCTTCTCGCCTCAGCCACCGATTTCGATTTCTTCTACCATGTCCAGCAG TGGCCCGGCTCGTTCTGCGACACGAcgggcggctgctgcttcccgggcaACGTGAAGCCGGCGGCGGACTTTGGCATCCACGGCCTGTGGCCCAACTACGCCGCGTGCCGCCCCGCCGGCGATACCAACAGGACCAGGTGCTGGCCGGACTTCTGCAACGCCGGCGACACCTTCAACCCGTCGCTG ATCAGCGACCTGAGGAGCGACATGGACCGGAACTGGGGGACGCTGTCGTGCAGGAGCAACGACAGCACGGCCTTCTGGAGCCACGAGTGGAGCAGGCACGGCACCTGCTCCAACATGGACCAGCACGCCTACTTCCTCGCGGCGCTCCGGTACAAGGCCCGCTTCAACCTCACCCGCATCCTCCTCGACGCCGGGATCGCGCCGTCGGAGGAGAGGACGTACTGCGTGGGCAGCATCCGGGACGCCATCGGGGAGGCGACGGGGTCGGCGCCTGGCATCGAGTGCAACCGGAACGCGCGCAACGAGACGCAGCTGTACCAGGTGTACCAGTGCGTCGACCTCGCCGGCACCGGCCCCGTCCCCTGCCCGGCGGTGCCGATGCAGAGCCGCTGCACCGACCAGGTCAAGTTCCCCGCGTTCTAG